In Notolabrus celidotus isolate fNotCel1 chromosome 8, fNotCel1.pri, whole genome shotgun sequence, a genomic segment contains:
- the klb gene encoding beta-klotho: MLDHPSPPLQLLSLCLLFLVSSVNKAACSPGEGRRIWQQPKTGLFIKDQAFLHDNFPSEFLWGTGTSAFQTEGAWDQEGKGASIWDHFTHSTAGSDLATETANVASDSYTRWEKDVEALEYLGVRSYSFSLSWPRLFPDGDAKNQPNIEAVEHYSRLIEKLLEKKIEPIVTLHHWDLPQVLQERYGGWRNDTLVDLFKEYAAFCFHTFGSRVKFWITMHNPYLVAVQGYGTGGHAPGETGGPAGSLIVAHNLIRAHARAWHTYNTHFRPAQKGQVSIVLGSHWVEPERGKATVDNVEFCQQSMEAVLGWFANPIFGDGDYPVSLKDKHGTLLPLFSPEEKLWVQNTADFFALSFGPNNFRLGQGMVRNGQTVTPDLRRILGWIKLEYGSPRVMVAEGGWFSEASVGREDTVIIYLMKRFINQVLQAIKLDGVKVFGYFTWSLVDGFEWSYGFTVRRGLFYIDFSQSNRTRIPKTSALYYRGVISDNGFPRDDTSREITGRFPCEFHWGIADSTLQVQFYPLSPQFIDPRLYIWNLTGDNLLYPVPGVTMPTRPAQCTDYLAIRGRLRLFASTGASHYSFALNWSLILPQGDLSNVNAAGLRYYRCILTELKKLDLVAVVILYYPTHRAPNLGLPGPLHASGGWLNYSTVEAFQDYAALCYKQLGSWVPYWITINEPNRLVDVYSSEKEKHQAAHHLLLSHAKAWRMYEREYSCQQRAKVSLALHADWAEPANPSLESHSAAAQRFLLFELARFLDPLLGTKYEEEHHKGDYPQEMKSYLEKRAQVTGLPGSPLPNFTKTEREEIRGALSFIALNHFTTRLVSPYPHTQATFQHKQPPDHGCLTLTDPTWPSSDRGQAIVPWGLRKILSWVSQRYGRELPIIFTASGVDDQAALEDKVRQRFLRSYLQEALKARQLDRVNLQGFYIWKLQDRHIPQYGLFTSQQHNSKAKASITVYREIITRGGFPEDNTTQTCRLRELQEPCSVCVWMFKNKALLVFGGCLLITAVMFVALVIFVLITKRNQSRVSGMNRKNRRNETVSVCSCPPVKYKLYRH, translated from the exons ATGCTGGACcatccttcacctcctcttcagctcctctCACTCTGCCTCCTGTTTCTGGTGTCTAGTGTGAACAAGGCAGCCTGTTCTCCTGGAGAGGGCAGGAGGATTTGGCAGCAGCCCAAGACGGGCCTCTTCATCAAAGACCAAGCTTTCCTTCATGACAATTTCCCTTCAGAATTTCTCTGGGGGACAGGAACGTCTGCTTTCCAGACTGAGGGAGCCTGGGATCAAGAGGGGAAGGGTGCGTCCATCTGGGACCATTTCACCCACTCAACTGCCGGCAGTGATTTGGCAACTGAGACTGCAAATGTGGCAAGTGACAGCTACACACGCTGGGAAAAAGATGTAGAAGCGCTGGAATATCTGGGTGTAAGATCatattctttttctctctcttggcCCAGACTCTTCCCTGATGGGGATGCAAAAAATCAGCCTAATATAGAGGCCGTGGAGCATTACAGCCGCCTAATAGAGAAGCTTCTGGAAAAGAAAATTGAGCCGATTGTCACTCTCCATCACTGGGACCTGCCACAAGTGCTACAAGAGCGCTATGGAGGTTGGAGAAATGACACACTGGTTGACTTGTTTAAGGAGTACGCTgcattttgttttcacacatttgGGAGCCGCGTTAAATTTTGGATCACAATGCATAATCCATACCTGGTGGCTGTGCAGGGGTACGGGACAGGTGGGCATGCCCCTGGGGAAACAGGAGGTCCAGCTGGCTCTCTCATTGTGGCCCACAACCTGATCAGG GCACATGCTAGAGCATGGCACACCTACAACACCCACTTCCGTCCGGCTCAGAAAGGTCAGGTATCCATTGTCTTGGGATCTCACTGGGTTGAACCTGAAAGGGGGAAAGCTACGGTCGATAATGTTGAGTTCTGCCAGCAGTCCATGGAAGCTGTCCTGGGCTGGTTTGCCAACCCAATCTTTGGTGACGGGGACTACCCGGTCtctttaaaagacaaacatggaACCCTCCTGCCCTTATTCTCCCCTGAGGAGAAGCTCTGGGTGCAAAACACTGCAGACttttttgctctgtcattcGGGCCGAATAACTTCCGTCTGGGCCAAGGCATGGTGCGGAATGGGCAGACGGTGACCCCTGACCTGAGGCGCATACTGGGCTGGATAAAGCTGGAGTATGGGAGCCCAAGGGTGATGGTTGCTGAAGGAGGTTGGTTTTCTGAAGCCAGTGTGGGAAGAGAGGACACGGTGATCATTTATCTGATGAAGAGGTTTATCAACCAGGTCCTGCAAG ctaTCAAGCTAGATGGTGTGAAGGTGTTCGGGTACTTTACCTGGTCCTTGGTGGACGGATTTGAGTGGAGTTATGGATTCACTGTCAGGCGTGGCCTTTTCTACATCGACTTCAGCCAATCAAACCGAACAAGGATCCCCAAAACCTCTGCTCTGTACTACAGAGGTGTTATCTCAGATAATGGTTTTCCCAGGGATGACACCTCCAGAGAGATCACAGGCCGTTTCCCCTGTGAATTTCACTGGGGAATCGCTGACTCTACTTTACAG GTCCAGTTCTACCCTTTATCACCACAGTTTATTGACCCACGTCTGTACATCTGGAACCTCACAGGAGACAACTTATTGTATCCAGTCCCAGGGGTGACAATGCCAACCAGACCAGCCCAGTGCACAGACTACCTGGCTATTCGTGGTCGTCTTCGCTTGTTTGCATCCACTGGGGCTTCTCATTATAGCTTTGCCCTCAACTGGTCTCTGATTTTACCCCAGGGAGACCTCTCAAATGTGAACGCTGCAGGTCTGAG GTACTACCGCTGTATCCTGACCGAGCTCAAGAAGCTAGACCTGGTGGCTGTCGTCATCCTCTACTACCCCACACATAGGGCTCCAAATCTGGGCTTGCCTGGGCCTCTGCATGCCTCCGGTGGTTGGCTTAACTACAGCACAGTAGAAGCCTTTCAGGACTATGCCGCACTGTGCTACAAGCAGCTAGGATCCTGGGTCCCTTACTGGATCACCATCAATGAGCCAAACAGACTAGTAGATGTTTATTCCAGTGAGAAAGAGAAGCATCAGGCTGCTCATCATCTACTTCTGTCTCATGCAAAAGCGTGGAGGATGTATGAGAGGGAATACTCATGTCAACAAAGAGCAAAGGTATCTCTTGCGCTACATGCAGACTGGGCTGAACCTGCTAACCCTTCGCTGGAGTCacattcagcagcagcacagagatttcttttgtttgaactTGCTCGCTTCTTAGACCCATTGCTGGGGACAAAATATGAGGAGGAGCATCACAAAGGGGACTACCCACAAGAAATGAAGTCATACCTGGAAAAGAGAGCACAAGTAACGGGCCTCCCTGGATCCCCTCTTCCTAATTTTaccaagacagagagagaggagattagGGGGGCATTGAGTTTTATCGCACTGAACCATTTTACCACTCGTCTTGTTTCTCCAtatccacacacacaagctACGTTTCAGCACAAACAACCCCCTGATCATGGCTGTCTGACACTTACTGATCCCACCTGGCCCTCCTCTGATCGGGGGCAGGCCATAGTACCCTGGGGCCTGAGGAAGATCCTGAGCTGGGTGAGCCAGAGATATGGAAGAGAGCTGCCTATCATCTTCACAGCCAGTGGGGTTGATGACCAGGCTGCTCTGGAGGATAAAGTCCGGCAACGATTTCTCAGGAGCTACCTTCAGGAAGCACTAAAAG ctcGTCAGTTAGACAGAGTTAATCTCCAGGGCTTTTACATATGGAAACTGCAAGATCGACATATCCCCCAGTatggcctctttacctcacagcaacacaactccaAAGCCAAAGCCTCCATCACTGTCTACAGAGAAATCATCACTCGTGGAGGTTTCCCCGAGGATAACACCACTCAGACCTGCAGGctcagagagctgcaggagccctgctctgtctgtgtaTGGATGTTCAAAAACAAAGCGTTGCTGGTGTTTGGTGGCTGCCTCCTGATAACAGCTGTTATGTTTGTAGCACTCGTCATCTTTGTCTTAATCACCAAGAGAAACCAATCAAGAGTGAGTGGGATGAACAGGAAGAACAGGAGAAATGAAACAGTCTCTGTGTGCTCATGTCCACCTGTTAAGTATAAACTGTATAGACACTGA
- the tlr1 gene encoding toll-like receptor 1: MKPVAAALCAAAILVGLKLGGSFPHIFVDRSSQNLSSVPKDLPYTAEFLDLSSNHIKQLHHGDFEHTSLLKYLNMSWNSLENIDLETFLDTPHLEELDLSHNRLQNLSCQRYLLHTENLLVLNLTSNQFLTMTLGSEFSSLVHLERLALGAKNIRTNDFKSITAVKLHTLSLSLEDKLSYEAGSLRYVDAQMLQITFAGHTTIDRGLLADALSFFGELELINLSKGYDIIRSELGNRSKILTSRLHFTKISITWTEFTEAANIIFNTSISYFTFCDATMSDLPNKDTDVAKTSQMKSFTARRIEVTSFFFSQEAVYNFFVNMPVESLAITETPIIHITCPQSKSNLLHLDGSFCALSDSIFSRVEGQETIECENLEKVSELILPGNNLKSLGLISKRLRHMTSLKDLDLSLNSLLYDGLEKCVWPPNITGLNLSSNGLTDSVFKCLPTGTESLDLQNNQISVVPLSIMNLSKLLYLNLNLNRLRDLPECNGFPNLNMLLLRFNSLHAPSVNKLESCPKLRYLDVSHNPFTCTCALRSFISLGINSEQKKSHSGIELLGWPVHYLCTYPEVDRNSTLKQISFPAVSCSVSLLVATIVCPSVALIIGVMTLCHRLDVPWYIGMIWQWTRAKHRARRRQVRPEDLVGVEFHAFVSYSQHDANWVHNSLLPNLEGPAGGLRICHHEKHFVPGKAITENIITCVEKSRRSVFVLSAHFVKSEWCHYELYFASHQRLTQGLDSVVLVLLEPLPQYLIPSKYNQLKSMMGRHTYLEWPQDRAKHRLFWANLRVALQADLPDAPVRELEG, translated from the coding sequence ATGAAGCCTGTGGCTGCTGCCCTATGTGCAGCAGCCATCCTTGTGGGTCTCAAGCTTGGCGGCTCTTTCCCACACATCTTCGTTGACCGCTCATCCCAAAACCTCTCCTCAGTCCCAAAGGATCTTCCATACACTGCTGAGTTTTTAGACCTTTCAAGCAACCACATAAAGCAGCTTCACCATGGAGACTTCGAACACACCTCTCTGCTGAAGTACCTGAACATGTCATGGAATAGTTTGGAGAATATCGATCTGGAGACGTTCCTGGACACTCCTCACCTGGAAGAGCTGGACCTGTCACACAACAGGCTGCAGAACCTATCGTGTCAACGGTACCTGCTCCACACTGAGAATCTCCTGGTACTAAATTTGACCTCCAACCAGTTTCTCACAATGACACTCGGGAGTGAGTTCAGCTCCTTGGTACATCTGGAGAGATTAGCACTTGGCGCAAAGAACATCCGTACGAATGATTTTAAAAGCATCACTGCAGTAAAACTACACACCCTGAGCCTTTCCTTGGAGGATAAACTGAGTTATGAGGCTGGTAGCCTGAGATATGTTGATGCCCAAATGCTTCAGATAACCTTCGCTGGTCATACGACAATTGACCGTGGTCTGTTAGCTGATGCTCTGTCCTTTTTTGGTGAATTGGAGTTGATAAATTTGTCTAAAGGCTATGATATTATACGCAGTGAGCTGGGAAATAGATCAAAAATCCTCACGTCTCGTCTTCATTTTACCAAAATATCAATCACCTGGACAGAATTTACTGAAGCTGcaaatataatttttaatacatctatttcttattttactttctgtGATGCAACCATGTCTGATCTGCCAAACAAAGACACTGATGTGGCCAAGACATCTCAGATGAAGTCCTTCACAGCGAGGCGGATAGAGGTGAcgtctttcttcttttcacaaGAAGCTGTATACAACTTCTTTGTCAACATGCCGGTGGAGAGTTTAGCAATCACTGAGACTCCAATTATTCACATTACCTGCCCACAGTCCAAAAGTAATCTCCTCCACCTGGACGGCTCATTTTGTGCTCTCTCTGACTCCATCTTCTCCCGAGTGGAGGGTCAAGAAACTATCGAATGTGAGAATCTGgaaaaagttagtgaactgatTCTGCCAGGAAACAATCTGAAGAGCCTTGGGTTGATCAGCAAACGTTTGAGACACATGACATCACTGAAAGATCTGGATCTCAGCCTCAACTCTCTACTTTATGATGGTCTGGAAAAATGTGTGTGGCCACCAAACATCACCGGTTTGAATCTTTCTTCTAATGGCTTAACagactctgtttttaaatgtctacCAACAGGAACAGAGTCACTGGACCTCCAGAACAACCAAATTTCTGTGGTACCACTGTCCATCATGAATCTGTCAAAGCTGTtgtatctgaatctgaatctgaacagGCTGCGGGACCTGCCAGAGTGCAACGGTTTCCCCAATCTAAATATGCTTCTTCTCAGGTTTAATTCCCTCCATGCACCGTCTGTAAACAAGCTGGAGAGCTGCCCCAAACTGAGATATCTGGATGTTAGTCATAACCCGTTCACCTGCACCTGCGCTCTGAGGAGTTTCATAAGTCTCGGTATCAATTCTGAACAGAAGAAAAGTCACTCAGGAATCGAATTGTTGGGCTGGCCAGTTCATTATCTCTGCACCTATCCAGAGGTTGACAGAAACTCCACCTTGAAACAAATCTCATTCCCAGCGGTCTCCTGCAGTGTCAGCCTTCTAGTTGCCACCATTGTGTGCCCATCAGTGGCATTGATTATTGGAGTCATGACCCTCTGCCACCGTTTGGATGTTCCCTGGTATATTGGCATGATCTGGCAGTGGACCAGAGCCAAACACCGTGCCAGAAGAAGACAAGTGCGACCTGAGGATCTGGTGGGCGTTGAGTTTCATGCTTTTGTGTCTTACAGCCAGCATGATGCAAACTGGGTGCACAATTCTCTTCTCCCCAACCTGGAGGGCCCTGCTGGAGGGCTTCGAATCTGCCATCACGAAAAACACTTTGTGCCTGGAAAGGCAATCACAGAGAATATCATCACCTGTGTGGAGAAAAGCCGGCGCTCCGTGTTTGTGCTCTCTGCCCATTTTGTGAAAAGCGAGTGGTGCCATTATGAGCTGTACTTCGCCAGTCACCAGCGCCTCACTCAGGGCTTGGACAGTGTTGTCTTGGTGCTGCTTGAGCCGCTGCCTCAATATCTGATCCCATCAAAGTACAACCAGCTCAAGTCCATGATGGGCCGACACACATACTTGGAGTGGCCTCAGGATAGAGCTAAGCACAGGCTGTTCTGGGCTAACCTCAGGGTTGCTCTGCAGGCTGATCTGCCAGATGCACCCGTCAGAGAGCTAGAGGGTTAA